A section of the Candidatus Moraniibacteriota bacterium genome encodes:
- a CDS encoding peptidylprolyl isomerase produces the protein MAEVELPIKPFKSQWPRVVLAVFVLAVVLAIGVLVLVYKKPESTFGRLFATRLPFPLVFIGQGVAVTTEGLAANRQALRNFYESQDFANLGMRVDFTTDDGKKRLKVREKDLINKMLEDKAIELLAQKRQITVTSDQVEAETTVKMEELGTTDKVEETLARLYGWSIADFQVQIVRPAMYEAALHTAYQSEVDQTVAKDKITEAEKALKAKKPFADVARSFSQGETRADGGDLGWFRLEDLAPELRSPVDNAKLNVPTSIIESPLGFHIVLVEDSKLEDGTRRYHIRQIFTRKLGFSDWLAEELRGLPVSVISDEYEWQRDAARIEFRSAEMRAFEVKLRENAESDPSLVF, from the coding sequence ATGGCTGAAGTCGAGCTTCCCATCAAACCGTTCAAGTCCCAGTGGCCGAGAGTTGTCCTGGCGGTATTTGTCCTGGCGGTCGTCCTCGCGATCGGCGTGCTCGTCTTGGTCTACAAGAAGCCGGAAAGCACGTTCGGTCGGCTGTTCGCGACGCGCCTGCCGTTCCCGCTCGTATTCATCGGCCAGGGAGTAGCGGTGACGACCGAGGGGTTGGCTGCCAATCGCCAGGCCCTGCGGAATTTCTATGAATCGCAGGACTTTGCTAATCTCGGTATGCGGGTTGACTTTACGACAGATGATGGAAAGAAGCGGTTGAAGGTTCGCGAGAAGGACCTGATCAACAAGATGCTCGAAGACAAGGCGATCGAACTCCTCGCCCAAAAGCGCCAGATTACGGTAACGAGCGATCAGGTGGAGGCCGAAACGACGGTGAAGATGGAAGAACTGGGCACGACGGACAAAGTCGAAGAGACCCTCGCCCGACTGTATGGCTGGTCCATCGCTGATTTCCAGGTGCAGATCGTCCGGCCGGCGATGTATGAGGCAGCGCTGCATACAGCGTACCAGTCCGAAGTCGACCAGACAGTCGCCAAGGACAAGATCACGGAAGCAGAGAAGGCCCTCAAGGCGAAGAAGCCGTTTGCCGATGTCGCGCGCAGTTTCTCGCAGGGAGAGACACGTGCCGATGGTGGCGATCTCGGCTGGTTCCGACTCGAGGATCTCGCCCCGGAGCTGCGGAGCCCAGTAGACAATGCGAAACTCAATGTGCCGACGAGCATCATCGAGAGTCCGCTCGGCTTTCATATCGTCTTGGTGGAAGATTCGAAATTGGAAGACGGGACGCGCCGGTATCATATCCGGCAGATTTTCACGCGGAAGCTCGGTTTTTCGGATTGGCTCGCTGAGGAGTTGCGCGGGCTGCCGGTGAGTGTCATCTCGGATGAATACGAATGGCAACGCGATGCGGCCCGGATCGAATTCCGATCGGCCGAGATGCGCGCTTTCGAAGTGAAGCTACGCGAGAACGCCGAGAGCGACCCCTCCCTCGTTTTCTAA
- a CDS encoding septum formation initiator family protein gives MSWRSPWARLGFVLMLGIAVWAGWESFQQYERSVRIQQEIDVLKHEAERVARENETLSQKIQYFASPDFKEEEAKEKLGLRRQEEQVIAIDGDVRLVPESVPQEPAASERVAWQGPNYQKWWNRFFNPEPR, from the coding sequence ATGAGCTGGCGCTCGCCCTGGGCCAGGTTGGGATTCGTCCTCATGCTCGGTATCGCGGTCTGGGCCGGCTGGGAGAGTTTCCAGCAATATGAGCGGAGCGTCCGGATCCAGCAGGAAATCGATGTTCTGAAACACGAAGCGGAACGGGTCGCCCGGGAAAATGAGACGCTGTCGCAGAAAATCCAGTACTTCGCCTCACCGGACTTCAAGGAGGAAGAAGCGAAGGAGAAGCTCGGGCTCCGGCGGCAAGAGGAACAGGTGATCGCGATCGATGGCGATGTGCGACTCGTCCCGGAATCAGTGCCCCAGGAGCCAGCGGCGAGCGAGCGGGTCGCGTGGCAGGGGCCGAATTATCAGAAGTGGTGGAACCGTTTTTTCAATCCTGAACCGCGATAA
- a CDS encoding Rrf2 family transcriptional regulator — MKVSKKAYYGLRAAIALVQAGSPLSIHALAESEHLPEDYLEKILQALRKAGIVEATKGVAGGYRLAHSARATNVWDILRVLDGPIETFTPPIKGSLPASNAGRVTPAGWPCPPASHCQTNQVWRTLEEKIEETLSGISLEHLSHTTR, encoded by the coding sequence ATGAAAGTATCAAAAAAGGCTTACTACGGCCTCCGAGCCGCGATCGCCTTGGTGCAGGCTGGTAGTCCGCTCTCTATTCACGCCCTCGCAGAGTCCGAGCATCTCCCCGAAGACTATCTCGAGAAAATCCTCCAAGCGCTCCGGAAGGCCGGCATCGTCGAGGCAACCAAAGGTGTCGCCGGCGGCTACCGGCTCGCTCACTCCGCTCGGGCGACAAATGTCTGGGACATTCTCCGCGTCCTCGATGGCCCAATTGAGACGTTCACTCCGCCGATCAAAGGCTCCCTCCCCGCCAGCAACGCTGGGCGCGTAACTCCTGCGGGCTGGCCCTGCCCTCCAGCAAGCCACTGTCAGACAAATCAAGTCTGGCGCACGCTCGAAGAAAAGATCGAGGAAACGCTCTCGGGTATTTCACTCGAACATTTGTCTCATACCACTCGCTAA
- a CDS encoding trypsin-like peptidase domain-containing protein encodes MSDEQPDFSVSGNPTRESAPRISLERSVSPVRVPRTPWLCILILSFVFGLIGGLVTRFDSVADLAALFRPKALTEKGSQSPSLASVPLEDQAIVSVVERGSPAVVSIVITKDVPKVRNFYRSPFGSPFFGTPSRPSTDDEDEESTKQTIGSGSGFLVSSDGYIVTNKHVVADTKAEYTVITSDKKEYPATVLALDPVNDIAVIKVNGDAFPALSLGDSDTIRVGQTAIAIGNPLGEFANSVSRGIISGLKRRVVAGSGVGRDEEVLRDIIQTDAAINPGNSGGPLLNLAGEVIGINVAVAQGAENIGFAIPVNQIKRAVDEVKRTGKIAVPYLGVRYILLDEEVAKAAGLSVEYGALIQRGQNITDLAIVPGSPADKAGLVENDIILEIDGQRVDVDHPLANLIGVHQVGDTVKLKILHKGEEQELSVRLEERKN; translated from the coding sequence ATGTCTGATGAACAGCCCGATTTCTCCGTCTCTGGGAACCCGACTCGAGAGTCGGCACCACGAATTTCTCTGGAACGCAGTGTGTCGCCAGTGCGAGTCCCGCGCACACCGTGGCTGTGCATCCTGATACTCTCGTTTGTTTTTGGCCTCATTGGTGGCCTCGTCACGCGGTTCGATTCCGTTGCCGATCTCGCGGCGCTCTTCCGTCCCAAGGCCCTGACAGAGAAGGGGAGTCAGTCTCCCTCCCTCGCCTCGGTGCCGCTCGAGGACCAGGCGATCGTCAGCGTCGTGGAGCGTGGATCACCCGCTGTCGTCAGCATCGTCATTACCAAGGACGTGCCAAAGGTGCGGAATTTCTACCGTTCACCGTTTGGATCGCCATTTTTCGGTACTCCCTCTAGACCATCCACCGATGACGAGGACGAGGAATCCACCAAGCAGACGATCGGGAGTGGCTCGGGCTTCCTCGTGAGTTCTGATGGCTATATCGTCACGAATAAACACGTGGTCGCTGATACCAAGGCGGAATACACGGTCATCACGAGCGATAAGAAGGAATACCCGGCGACCGTCCTCGCGCTCGACCCGGTGAATGATATCGCGGTGATCAAGGTGAATGGCGATGCGTTTCCGGCGCTCTCACTCGGTGATTCGGATACGATCCGTGTCGGACAGACGGCGATCGCGATCGGAAACCCGCTCGGTGAATTCGCGAATTCCGTCTCGCGGGGCATCATCTCTGGCCTGAAGCGGCGCGTGGTGGCGGGCTCGGGAGTTGGGCGGGACGAGGAAGTCCTCCGCGATATCATCCAGACTGATGCGGCTATCAATCCGGGGAATTCCGGTGGTCCGCTCCTCAATCTCGCGGGTGAGGTCATCGGCATCAATGTCGCGGTCGCCCAGGGCGCAGAGAATATCGGTTTCGCTATCCCCGTGAACCAGATCAAGCGAGCAGTGGATGAAGTGAAGCGGACGGGGAAGATCGCCGTCCCGTACCTCGGCGTGCGCTATATCCTGCTCGATGAGGAAGTCGCCAAGGCGGCTGGTCTCTCGGTGGAGTACGGTGCGCTCATCCAGCGCGGACAAAATATCACCGATCTCGCGATCGTCCCGGGTTCGCCCGCGGACAAGGCTGGACTGGTGGAGAATGATATTATCCTCGAGATCGATGGTCAGCGTGTCGATGTCGATCATCCGCTGGCAAACCTGATCGGCGTCCATCAGGTCGGCGACACCGTGAAGTTGAAGATCCTCCACAAGGGCGAGGAACAAGAGCTGTCCGTCCGGCTCGAAGAGCGGAAGAATTAG
- a CDS encoding UMP kinase — protein MPKKAKQQAKQKAKPSKPGVSKKEPERIIISLGGSLLVPESIDDVFVAHFKKFVIGHIKKGYHFILVTGGGKTARNYIESAATVTKINDEDKDWLGIHATRMNAHLVRTIFREYAHPRINTNPHDLEDFYSAPEPILVAAGWRPGRSTDYAAVVLGKYLGIKRIINLSNIERVYDKDPHRHSDAESYDNLDWKAFRKIVGSKWNPGMNVPFDPIASAMAEAEGMEVAILHGGDLDNVTRYIAGKKFVGTLIKG, from the coding sequence ATGCCCAAGAAAGCAAAGCAGCAAGCAAAGCAGAAAGCAAAACCGAGTAAGCCGGGAGTATCGAAGAAGGAACCCGAACGGATCATCATCTCGCTCGGCGGTTCGCTCCTCGTCCCCGAATCGATTGATGATGTTTTCGTCGCCCATTTCAAAAAGTTCGTCATCGGCCATATCAAGAAGGGCTACCATTTCATCCTCGTGACAGGTGGCGGGAAAACGGCGCGGAATTATATTGAGTCCGCTGCGACCGTGACGAAAATCAATGACGAAGACAAGGACTGGCTCGGCATCCATGCGACGCGGATGAATGCCCACCTCGTCCGGACTATCTTCCGGGAATACGCGCATCCTCGCATCAATACCAATCCGCACGATCTGGAGGATTTCTACTCAGCGCCGGAGCCGATTCTGGTGGCAGCCGGGTGGCGGCCCGGGCGTTCGACCGACTATGCAGCTGTGGTGCTGGGCAAGTACCTAGGCATCAAGCGTATCATCAACCTGTCGAATATCGAGCGGGTGTATGACAAGGATCCTCATCGTCATAGTGATGCCGAGTCCTACGACAACCTGGACTGGAAAGCATTTCGGAAGATCGTCGGCTCGAAATGGAATCCGGGCATGAATGTCCCGTTCGACCCGATCGCCTCGGCCATGGCCGAAGCGGAGGGCATGGAGGTGGCGATCCTGCACGGCGGCGATCTCGACAATGTCACGCGCTATATCGCTGGCAAGAAATTCGTCGGCACGCTGATAAAGGGCTAA
- the pyrC gene encoding dihydroorotase, which produces MRRGRQMYDVIAASAVYECMTLMPNNGPVLTTADAQEYYDDAVRALILQGFAPKRARRFPRMTLYLHPGLTPAEIKLAKESGIVTGVKFYPKNPIHGTTGAEYSVPSLTDIPREVFESLNEHQLHLLLHGESASHDRILELEAHFVKEQLAWIVEEYPGLPISLEHVTSKAGVDFVMRAPPNVTATITPQHLLHTFDSLFEGGLRAFRYCLPLYKHPEDRAALIEAATSGNPKFCCGDDTAPHPKHGSSPKSAKLVDCGCAGAFVAPVSIPLYTAVFERVGALDDRFEAFMSRNGAIARSWPLSDDDIIIERRPWTVPDDYPYADNVVVPFCAGEELAWQVAA; this is translated from the coding sequence GTGCGGAGAGGGCGGCAGATGTACGACGTCATTGCTGCTTCGGCAGTATATGAATGCATGACCCTCATGCCCAACAATGGTCCGGTGCTGACGACCGCCGACGCCCAGGAGTACTACGACGACGCTGTCCGAGCGTTGATCCTGCAGGGATTCGCACCCAAACGCGCCAGGCGTTTCCCACGAATGACGCTGTACCTTCATCCCGGACTCACTCCGGCCGAAATCAAGCTGGCCAAAGAAAGCGGTATCGTGACCGGGGTTAAGTTCTATCCCAAGAACCCGATTCACGGCACAACCGGTGCGGAATACAGCGTCCCGAGCCTCACGGACATCCCCCGCGAAGTCTTCGAGTCGCTAAACGAACATCAGTTACACCTTCTGCTCCACGGCGAGTCAGCCAGCCACGATCGCATCCTCGAGCTCGAAGCACACTTCGTGAAGGAGCAACTTGCATGGATCGTGGAGGAGTATCCTGGTCTTCCGATCTCGCTCGAACATGTAACCAGTAAAGCCGGTGTGGACTTTGTGATGCGGGCCCCGCCCAACGTAACAGCCACCATCACGCCACAACACTTGCTGCACACCTTCGACTCCCTGTTCGAAGGCGGTCTACGGGCATTCCGCTACTGCCTACCGCTCTACAAGCACCCGGAAGACCGTGCGGCGCTCATCGAAGCAGCGACTTCGGGCAATCCCAAGTTCTGCTGCGGTGACGATACCGCCCCTCACCCGAAGCACGGCAGCTCGCCGAAGTCAGCCAAACTCGTGGACTGCGGCTGCGCGGGCGCCTTCGTGGCACCCGTAAGCATTCCTCTCTACACGGCTGTTTTCGAACGAGTTGGAGCACTCGATGATCGCTTCGAGGCCTTCATGAGCAGGAATGGTGCCATCGCTCGCAGCTGGCCACTCAGCGACGATGACATCATCATCGAGCGCCGTCCATGGACAGTGCCCGACGACTACCCATACGCTGACAACGTGGTGGTGCCCTTCTGCGCAGGCGAAGAACTTGCTTGGCAAGTCGCTGCCTAA
- the sufC gene encoding Fe-S cluster assembly ATPase SufC, with protein sequence MLTIQNLSVSVEGKKILHDFSFDFKASKTYALMGPNGSGKSTLASTIMGHPKYLLSRNAKLLVGKPARPTGGKSLKNLSPDERARLGVFLSFQTPMELAGVTVFELLRLALEKRIEPVELHQLVAEYAKELHIKDELLKRSLNAGFSGGEKKKLEALQAVLLAPRFAIFDELDTGVDVDALKTITKFLKQHLPKETTRVFITHSTRLLKTIAPDEVLVLRDGRLIKTGRGALAKQIEEKGFENLS encoded by the coding sequence ATGCTCACCATCCAAAATCTCTCCGTCTCCGTCGAGGGCAAGAAGATCCTCCATGATTTCTCATTCGATTTCAAGGCGAGCAAAACCTATGCGCTCATGGGTCCGAACGGCTCCGGCAAATCGACCCTAGCCAGCACCATCATGGGGCACCCGAAGTATCTTCTTTCCCGGAATGCCAAGTTGCTTGTCGGCAAGCCTGCCCGCCCGACTGGCGGGAAGAGCCTGAAAAACCTCTCGCCCGATGAACGTGCCCGGCTCGGTGTCTTCCTATCGTTCCAAACACCGATGGAACTCGCCGGCGTGACCGTCTTCGAGTTGTTGCGACTCGCACTCGAGAAGCGGATCGAACCGGTGGAGCTCCACCAGCTCGTCGCCGAGTATGCCAAGGAACTCCATATCAAGGATGAGCTTTTGAAGCGTTCACTCAATGCTGGATTCTCGGGCGGCGAGAAGAAAAAGCTCGAAGCTCTCCAAGCGGTCCTCCTCGCTCCCCGCTTCGCCATTTTCGATGAGCTCGATACCGGTGTCGACGTCGATGCTCTGAAAACAATCACGAAATTTCTGAAACAACATCTCCCGAAAGAAACGACGCGCGTCTTCATCACACACTCGACCCGGCTCCTGAAGACGATCGCTCCCGATGAAGTCCTGGTACTGCGTGATGGCCGACTCATAAAGACCGGCCGTGGCGCACTCGCGAAACAGATCGAAGAAAAGGGTTTCGAAAATCTCTCCTAA
- a CDS encoding tRNA-dihydrouridine synthase, translating into MEKNFWQTLPRPFFVLAPLANVTDAVFRQHIIRHSRPDVLWTEFVSADGLCHPKGRAALLRDLDYTEAERPIVAQLFTAHPEKMFEAAKLIAQLGFDGLDINMGCPDKNVMKQGAGAMCMQDPKLAQQLIIAAREGCIAGGTELPISVKTRLGFNADTLEAWLPVLLEAKPALITVHARTKKELSQVPARWERVGRAVEIAAGSGTLIVGNGDVRDIADARAKAKATGCDGVMLGRAIFGNPWLFDGAKEVTVGERIASALEHTRLFASVWGETKSFELMKKHYQAYINHFPLAKELRVALMECHSVEKVEGVIAAFLRQHSDRMSEKIDSPHSVQR; encoded by the coding sequence ATGGAAAAAAACTTTTGGCAGACATTGCCACGCCCGTTCTTCGTCTTGGCACCTTTGGCCAATGTGACGGACGCGGTCTTTCGGCAGCATATCATCCGGCACAGCCGGCCCGATGTGTTGTGGACGGAATTCGTTTCCGCCGACGGATTGTGTCACCCCAAGGGTCGGGCGGCGCTCCTCCGTGACCTGGACTACACGGAAGCGGAGCGGCCGATCGTCGCGCAACTCTTTACCGCGCACCCAGAAAAGATGTTTGAGGCAGCCAAGCTCATCGCCCAGCTCGGGTTTGACGGGCTCGACATCAATATGGGTTGTCCGGACAAAAACGTGATGAAGCAGGGTGCCGGAGCCATGTGTATGCAGGACCCAAAGTTGGCCCAACAGCTCATCATCGCCGCGCGGGAAGGCTGCATCGCTGGCGGGACGGAGTTGCCGATCTCGGTCAAGACTCGGCTCGGGTTCAATGCGGATACACTCGAAGCATGGCTCCCGGTATTGCTCGAAGCGAAGCCGGCGCTCATCACGGTCCATGCACGGACGAAAAAAGAGCTGTCCCAAGTGCCAGCGCGATGGGAACGCGTCGGGCGAGCGGTGGAGATCGCGGCGGGGAGCGGTACACTCATCGTGGGAAATGGCGATGTCCGGGATATCGCCGATGCGCGGGCCAAGGCCAAGGCGACGGGTTGCGATGGGGTGATGCTCGGTCGGGCGATCTTCGGTAACCCCTGGCTCTTTGACGGCGCCAAGGAAGTGACCGTCGGTGAGCGGATAGCGTCCGCACTCGAACACACGCGGCTCTTTGCGAGCGTCTGGGGCGAGACGAAGAGTTTCGAGCTCATGAAGAAACACTATCAGGCGTATATCAACCATTTTCCGCTCGCCAAAGAACTGCGGGTCGCACTCATGGAGTGTCACAGCGTCGAGAAAGTGGAAGGCGTGATCGCGGCGTTCCTCCGACAGCATTCTGACCGCATGAGTGAAAAGATAGACAGCCCGCATTCCGTTCAAAGGTAA
- a CDS encoding prolyl-tRNA synthetase: protein MRQSALFTKTSKTAPSDEVSRNASLLIRAGYVYKVMAGVYAYTPLGLRVLENIKSIVREEMNAIGGQELIMTNLQRKDTWEVTGRWSEEAVDVWFKTKLQDGTELGLAWSHEEAIMEMMQHFVQSYRDLPVSVYQFQTKLRNELRAKSGIMRGREFVMKDMYSLHATEADMDQYYEKVIAAYKRVYQRLGIGDETYVTFASGGAFTKFSHEFQTICEAGEDTLYVNADRTIAVNEEVLEDASQEIGIDKKTLSPVTSAETGNIFKFGAEKSDQMRITYKDAEGKPQPIYLASYGIGITRVMGVIVEKFADAKGLVWPMGVAPFQVHLLSLGADEQAAEMYTALTRDRISVLYDDRDMRAGEKFADADLLGIPYCVVIGKRSLESGTAEVRARSGETIESVPCNQLSAYIHERYAQESKAASKAESKTE from the coding sequence ATGCGCCAATCCGCTCTCTTCACCAAAACCTCTAAAACTGCGCCATCGGATGAAGTAAGCCGGAACGCGTCGCTCCTCATCCGGGCGGGATATGTCTACAAAGTCATGGCCGGCGTGTATGCGTATACGCCGCTTGGCCTCCGGGTGCTGGAGAACATCAAGAGCATCGTGCGCGAAGAGATGAACGCGATCGGCGGCCAGGAGCTGATCATGACGAACCTGCAGCGGAAGGATACCTGGGAGGTGACGGGCCGGTGGAGCGAGGAGGCTGTGGACGTGTGGTTCAAGACCAAGCTTCAGGATGGGACCGAGCTGGGGCTGGCGTGGAGTCATGAAGAGGCCATCATGGAGATGATGCAGCACTTTGTGCAAAGCTACCGGGACTTACCGGTCAGTGTCTACCAGTTTCAAACCAAGCTGCGGAATGAGCTGCGGGCCAAGAGCGGCATCATGCGTGGCCGGGAGTTCGTGATGAAAGACATGTACTCGCTCCATGCGACTGAGGCAGACATGGACCAGTACTATGAGAAAGTCATCGCAGCCTACAAGCGAGTCTATCAGCGGCTCGGTATCGGCGACGAGACCTATGTGACCTTTGCGAGCGGCGGTGCTTTCACAAAATTCAGCCACGAATTTCAGACCATTTGCGAGGCGGGCGAGGATACGCTGTATGTGAATGCTGACCGGACGATCGCCGTCAACGAGGAAGTGCTCGAGGATGCCAGCCAAGAGATCGGTATCGACAAAAAGACCCTGTCGCCAGTGACGAGCGCCGAGACGGGCAATATTTTCAAGTTCGGTGCGGAAAAGAGTGACCAGATGCGTATCACGTACAAGGACGCCGAAGGGAAACCGCAGCCGATCTATCTCGCCTCGTACGGTATCGGTATCACGCGGGTCATGGGCGTCATCGTCGAGAAGTTTGCCGATGCGAAGGGCCTCGTCTGGCCGATGGGTGTCGCGCCGTTCCAGGTCCATCTCCTCTCACTCGGGGCGGATGAACAGGCCGCCGAGATGTATACCGCGCTGACGCGGGACAGGATCAGTGTGCTCTATGATGATCGGGATATGCGTGCGGGGGAAAAGTTCGCCGATGCGGACCTTCTCGGCATCCCATACTGTGTGGTCATCGGCAAGCGCTCGCTCGAGTCCGGGACCGCCGAGGTGCGGGCGCGATCAGGTGAGACTATCGAATCCGTGCCCTGTAATCAGCTCAGCGCGTATATCCACGAACGCTATGCCCAAGAAAGCAAAGCAGCAAGCAAAGCAGAAAGCAAAACCGAGTAA
- a CDS encoding serine protease: protein MKFLSIFKKTLRLAGWSALFVLTSGVIGAVAYAALLPRLSAWPLTSHIAWPGSVTNGPTVIERTEQVVLSQEEGLERFAAAPRTAVVSIVSLATERTARTLPSGTVQEVSGLLVTNDGFVAAYMDEAPLSEARRFTVFFSDGESSPAEFVAYDPVVHVAYFRTERSDTPAIAFANSTDIRQGRRFMALAGTTDPDEGRLATGYIGERARTFNLSAKTVAATDEWEGVFLPDRLIDTRFIGGAAVALDGELIGLIGALSLDGTERVFILPANALRQSLQRVIGGTASGARANIGAYYVSLTKVTALALGVSRDAGALIYTPSERSSLAVISGSAAERAGLRYGDIVTAVNGQAISIDRPFSVALYEAASGGEATLSVLRGESELTLYLAR, encoded by the coding sequence ATGAAATTTCTCTCGATTTTCAAGAAAACTCTTCGCCTTGCCGGTTGGTCCGCCCTCTTCGTGCTGACCTCGGGCGTTATCGGCGCAGTGGCCTATGCCGCGCTCCTGCCGCGCCTCAGCGCATGGCCTCTGACTTCGCATATCGCCTGGCCGGGGTCGGTGACCAATGGCCCGACCGTGATCGAGCGGACCGAGCAAGTGGTCCTGTCGCAGGAGGAAGGGCTCGAGCGCTTTGCCGCAGCCCCACGGACAGCGGTCGTGAGCATCGTTTCTCTTGCTACTGAACGGACGGCGCGGACTTTGCCGAGTGGCACGGTGCAGGAAGTGTCCGGCCTCTTGGTCACCAACGACGGATTCGTCGCGGCGTATATGGATGAGGCGCCGCTTTCGGAGGCGAGGCGGTTCACGGTCTTCTTCTCGGATGGAGAGAGTTCGCCGGCAGAGTTCGTCGCGTATGATCCGGTGGTGCATGTCGCGTATTTCCGAACCGAACGGTCCGATACGCCCGCGATTGCTTTTGCCAATTCTACAGACATTCGCCAGGGCCGCCGATTCATGGCGCTGGCAGGGACGACTGACCCGGATGAGGGGCGGCTCGCGACCGGTTATATCGGCGAACGAGCGCGGACGTTCAATCTCTCCGCCAAGACAGTCGCTGCGACAGATGAATGGGAAGGGGTGTTCCTCCCGGATCGGTTGATCGATACGCGATTCATCGGGGGTGCAGCGGTTGCGCTGGACGGCGAGCTGATTGGACTCATCGGGGCGCTCTCTTTGGATGGCACCGAGCGAGTATTTATCCTCCCGGCGAATGCGCTCCGTCAATCGCTGCAGCGTGTGATCGGCGGGACAGCATCCGGGGCGCGGGCGAATATCGGAGCATACTATGTGTCGCTGACCAAGGTGACTGCGCTGGCGCTGGGTGTCTCGCGAGATGCGGGAGCGCTCATCTATACACCATCGGAGCGGTCCAGCTTGGCGGTCATCTCGGGTTCTGCAGCGGAGCGGGCGGGGCTGCGGTATGGTGATATTGTGACAGCGGTGAATGGACAGGCAATTAGTATCGATCGACCATTCTCAGTGGCACTCTACGAAGCCGCTTCGGGAGGAGAGGCTACATTGTCCGTCCTGCGGGGTGAGAGCGAGTTGACACTTTATCTGGCACGCTGA
- a CDS encoding transposase, whose translation MSKKWSRHCPRCSSRETVKNGSQGYSHHYLCRACEHSFSRYFGHDPRLLWIEHIDGVPFRKLGDEYGLSGKQAFVRVTRELAQLPSNDALTQTLCDPRRFSGILVMDGKYVAVKGFARKIPFLYGIDYLTHDIPFGALYTAEDEVSFSRFFHQVKQLGYDLQIVVADDRSGLKKALLKVFPSARLQLCHNHYLENIRVALRVRSEERYRPFFYALKESVFGEREDVTNAIRSFAASIKREKRLLKNIVSEIAYRQEELFNYLLLPGCPNNTNLIELYNSHLNGRLKTIKGFQSFASAQCWLNAWMIRRRTKPFTDCEAKFKYLNGYPSLSLSIKKQARWPETLVKLGVEAVKLFEKSALLSTEKVTVTSPPPPNW comes from the coding sequence ATGTCAAAAAAATGGTCACGTCACTGTCCCCGCTGCAGCAGTCGTGAGACGGTGAAGAATGGCTCCCAAGGCTACAGCCATCACTACCTGTGTCGTGCTTGTGAACATTCTTTTTCTCGTTACTTCGGGCATGATCCGAGACTGCTGTGGATCGAGCATATTGATGGGGTACCGTTTCGTAAATTAGGAGATGAATATGGTCTCTCGGGAAAACAAGCCTTCGTGAGAGTTACAAGAGAATTAGCACAACTTCCTTCCAATGACGCTCTGACGCAAACCCTCTGTGACCCGAGACGCTTCTCGGGCATCCTTGTCATGGATGGGAAGTATGTGGCGGTCAAAGGCTTTGCGAGAAAGATTCCTTTTCTCTACGGCATTGATTACTTGACCCACGATATTCCCTTCGGGGCTTTGTATACAGCGGAAGATGAGGTGTCCTTCTCACGTTTCTTCCATCAAGTGAAGCAACTTGGCTATGATCTTCAGATCGTGGTCGCCGATGACCGCTCTGGCCTGAAAAAGGCTCTCCTGAAGGTTTTTCCGTCGGCTCGGCTGCAGCTCTGCCACAACCACTACCTGGAGAATATCCGGGTGGCTTTACGGGTGCGGAGTGAAGAGCGATACCGGCCCTTCTTTTACGCTCTCAAGGAGAGCGTGTTTGGAGAACGAGAGGATGTGACGAACGCCATTCGATCTTTTGCCGCGAGCATCAAGAGAGAGAAACGTCTGCTCAAAAACATCGTAAGTGAGATAGCGTACCGGCAGGAGGAACTCTTCAATTACTTGCTGCTGCCAGGCTGTCCCAACAACACCAATCTCATTGAACTCTACAATTCCCATCTCAATGGGAGGCTGAAGACGATCAAGGGTTTTCAGAGTTTTGCTTCGGCTCAGTGTTGGTTGAATGCGTGGATGATACGGAGGAGAACCAAGCCTTTTACAGATTGTGAAGCTAAATTTAAATATTTGAACGGTTACCCTTCACTCTCTTTGAGTATCAAAAAACAGGCTCGCTGGCCTGAGACATTAGTAAAACTAGGCGTAGAAGCAGTAAAACTTTTTGAAAAAAGCGCCCTACTATCAACTGAAAAGGTAACGGTAACAAGCCCACCACCACCGAATTGGTAG